Below is a window of Halolamina sp. CBA1230 DNA.
ACGACGGTCGCTATTCCGAAGAGTTCTCCAGCCGTTTTGAGTACCGATTCCAGAGGTGGGAATTCGGGAAGCGAAAGGGAGCGAGTGTTGACATCGCGGACCGACTCGTGGTCAGTGAGAAAACTGGTGAAGACAAACGACCCGGCAACGACCGCTCCACCGGTGAGAACCGTCAACCACGTCGGAATCGACGCTGACCGGGTCGCTGTACCCCCGACAGACCCTCCCCGTGCGCTGACCAGCCCGGTTACGATCGGGAGCGCAATTACGACCGCAAGTACGGTTCGACGCTGTTTCATTACTCTCAGCGCCTGTCGCAACTTCTCTGTCGAGACTATCTCACGACTCTTGTTCATTGTTGAAGGTATAGCGAATACAGAATCACTCCCAGTCCGGTAGCGACAAACACGCTGTTTGCCAGAACGCCTTCTGCCAGCGGCACTGAGAAGAACTGGTTCGCAACGCCGGAGAGAAGCGCCCCGACAGTAATAATTGCGAAGCCGATACAGAGCAGCTGGAGCGACCGTTCTGGTGTTTTCCTGTATGCTTTGTACGCGACGTAGGAAATCGCTCCGCCGAGAACGAAGATGATCGATTTGACGACGGCGATTCCGAGTTCAACCATCGTCATATCTCATCACCCATCTTCGACCAGAGGTCGCTCAGTCGATCCTCCGGGGGCCGTTCTCTCTCATCTATCTTAATACTGAATTCGCCATTGTCATCCATGGTTACTGCGACTCCTTCGAAACTCCGAACGTATTCTGTCATCTGCCCTGTTTCTGAATCGACTGTGACCTGTTTTCGAACGAGAGAGGCTGTCGTGAGTTGGTTCAGCTTTCGGTACAAGGTCGTCTCCGGAAGATCACAAAGATCCGCGATCTCATTGGGCGTTCGTGGCTCGGTCGTTACCCGGAGGATTTCTCGACAGTCCGGATCGTCGAGTACAGCGAAAACTGTGGACAACGGGCGTTCTGCATCTCCCGAGTCATCTTCCTCCATCGTGGTTTATTTGGTTCGGTTTAACCCGGGTGGGGACGGACGGGTATTCTCCGAGAGCCCACTCATTCCTGCTCTCCACTTCCAGTATCAGCATAAATCTCCAGTAGCTCCTGATACCGGTTTCGTATCGTTACTTCACTGACGTTCGATACCTCTCCGACTGCTTCCTGTGTCAGTGACTGGTTTGTGAGGTACGCCGCCGCGTACAGGGCTGCACCTGCCAGCCCAGCCGGACTTTTACCGCTATGTGCCCCTCGCCCCTTCATAGTCGAAAGGATGTCGATAGCTAGCCGTTCAGACTCGCTTCCGAGATCTAAGTCCGACGCGAATTGGGGGATGTATTCACACGGGTCCTCCGGTTCGATACCGAGAGATAGTTCACGGGAGATGTACCGGTAGGTCCGTTGGAATCGCATCTTTTTGACTCGACTGACAGTCGCAAAGCGCTCCAGCGTACGCAACGACCCGTGTTGTCTGGCGGCTGCATATAGTGATGCTGTCGCCATCCCCTCAATTGACCGCCCACGCAGGAGATCCTCGTCTACGGCCCGCCTATAGATAACACTCGCTGTCTCTTGAACCGATCTGCTGAGACCAAGCGCGGATGCCATCCGGCGGATTTCCCCAAGGGCTTGTCGAATATTTCGATCGCGGGAATCCTTCGTCCTGAACCGTTCGTTCCACGTCCGAAGGCGACCCATCTGCCGCCGCTTCTCGGTCGAGAGTGTCTGGCCATAGCCATCCTGTTTTCTCCCGATCTTCGTACTAAGCCCGTCATCGTGCAGGAGATTTGTAACGGGAGCTCCAACGTGCCGGCCATCGTCGTCTTCGTCGGAGAATGACCGCCAGTCGGGACCTCGATCAATGGCGTCTTCGTCGAGAACTAGGCCACAGCTATTGCAAGCAAACTCCCCGTACTCTTGGGTCTGAACGATCGACCCACTACACTCCGGACACGATTGCACCGAGCGGGTATTGTTTTCCTTTGTGCTACTGTCTTCGCCAGAACGTTTCACACGATCCATAGTTCGATGGCGCTTCTCTTTATTGATCTCGCCCAGTGCAGCATGACCACCAGATACAGCGCACTAATGGAAATAGAAGCGGGCGACGCCCAAAATTTGGGAGTCCGGAAAACAGCCTTTCGCGGGGCGTTTCAATGCGAGTGTATCTAAATGACTGAAGATGACCTTTTTCGCAATGACCTCCCGAACCAAGAACCCGATACAGAGCCAGCCGAGGACGGGTGGCTCGCACAATACGTCAAAATCGGTCTCGGAATCGTCGGACTATACGGAGCCTCTGTACTTCTCCTATCGGTGATTTGATAGGGCTTGTCGGGCCGAAAACACCGACGTGAAGTTCCCAGTACTTAGGAAGGTGTTTTGCAAACAGAATCTTCCGGATTGCTGTCTGGACTGTCACGGCCGTCAGAATATCGGCAGCGACGTAGTGCTACGACCGAGCTGAAACGTTACGGAGCCATCGCAAAGCATCGTCGCGGTTGTCTAGATGAAAATATCGCATATCGTCGGGGGCAACTGGCCAGACTGGCCGAATGGCTCGCCACTGGTGAAAGAGTAGTTTTGCCCAGAATGAGTCTCCGACGCACGCATAGGAACGGATGTCGAACTCGGGCCCGTATCGAAGGTCTGGAACAATCCCGTGGAGATGGGTGAGATACGTCCTTGCTGTCCAGTTAGGGACTTCCTCATACACTCGGACTGAGCCGTGTTGCTTCGTTCGCTCGATGAGTAGCGAGTAGAACTCCTCGTACCCGTCCGCAGTACCACTCCCGACACGTACCGCAACGAGATCGTCCTCTGTTGCGTCCAGTATCTCAAACATCCTTAACGAACGCAGTCGAACAGGTGTGGCAAAGTTCCCACGGTCACTTGACGAATCCATTCGCAAACTCTACTGAGTGGCTGTTCCACCATATATTGTGTCGAAAATAGATTTCAACAATTCCTCCATCTACCAGTACCTGCCCATTCTAGCAGATATGGACCATCCAGAATTTCTCCGCAACGACGGCATCTTTGACACGCTAGCCATCGTTGGGTTTACTGCGAGTTCCGGCGACGACCTGCCAGCCATCGATACGGACGGTAATCCGCCTACAACCGGTGACTCACCGTCGCCGACAGAGACGTCGTCAAGCGCGCAGACGAGTTCACTGCGGAGGGGTTGACGACGACTACTTGTACGTCAGTTCGCACGGCATCCGTCGGCGGTTTTCGGAGCAGCGAGGACAGTTTCGCCACTACGGGCCGTATCTGAACGCGCCGACTACCGATGTCGTGAATGAGGCGGTTGAGGAAGTTGATCCTGAGTAGTCGAACCTAGCCCTCTGTTTAGAGCGCGCCCGGTCCTCTTTCCTGACTGCAGTAAACAGGAATCGCCGATAGAAATTGCATCATCGCTAGTACCGGTCAAATACTGGCAGGCGAAGGACGCTCTGAGGCAGAGTTTTAAAAATGAAGAGTTACTCAGTTTTTCGGAGCGATACTATGCAAACGACACAAGCAGGCGAACGAATGCGGAAGCTGGAAAAGGCAAAGAACGTCCTCGCGGAGTTGGAGGATGAGGTGGACGCCGAGTTGAGCGGTGCCCGGTTTTCGTTGAGGCAGGCCGGACAGACCATCGATATAGAGAACACATTCGTGTCCCACCTCCAGGAGGCGATGGGAGAGGTCGCAGGCTTCGCCATTGAGGCGGGTCTCGACGACATTGCCTCGGACGCCACCGAGGTCATAGTCGAGCTGGAGCAGAACGAGTCGGACGACGACTGAACGGCCACGCGATCTACTCGGCCCATCTTCTCACCGCAGCTGCGGCTGGTCAGTTGAGTGTAAGGGAGTCCCGGTGAATCCCATGGCGGTGTGATTCAGCTGGACGCCCGTTCAGCGATAAACTCTACAGTATCATTCATCTCCCGCGTCGCAGAAAAACGTTCGCTCCGTGACCGCGGGCAACCCAACGACTAAACCGTGTCAACACCAACGTTGACGTAACCATGGCGACGGCAGACGAGCAGATCCGCGTGAGCGACCGGGTGAAACGCATCCTCGACCGGCACCGCGCCGAAG
It encodes the following:
- a CDS encoding helix-turn-helix domain-containing protein; protein product: MEEDDSGDAERPLSTVFAVLDDPDCREILRVTTEPRTPNEIADLCDLPETTLYRKLNQLTTASLVRKQVTVDSETGQMTEYVRSFEGVAVTMDDNGEFSIKIDERERPPEDRLSDLWSKMGDEI
- a CDS encoding STAS/SEC14 domain-containing protein, with the translated sequence MDSSSDRGNFATPVRLRSLRMFEILDATEDDLVAVRVGSGTADGYEEFYSLLIERTKQHGSVRVYEEVPNWTARTYLTHLHGIVPDLRYGPEFDIRSYACVGDSFWAKLLFHQWRAIRPVWPVAPDDMRYFHLDNRDDALRWLRNVSARS
- a CDS encoding transcription initiation factor IIB family protein yields the protein MDRVKRSGEDSSTKENNTRSVQSCPECSGSIVQTQEYGEFACNSCGLVLDEDAIDRGPDWRSFSDEDDDGRHVGAPVTNLLHDDGLSTKIGRKQDGYGQTLSTEKRRQMGRLRTWNERFRTKDSRDRNIRQALGEIRRMASALGLSRSVQETASVIYRRAVDEDLLRGRSIEGMATASLYAAARQHGSLRTLERFATVSRVKKMRFQRTYRYISRELSLGIEPEDPCEYIPQFASDLDLGSESERLAIDILSTMKGRGAHSGKSPAGLAGAALYAAAYLTNQSLTQEAVGEVSNVSEVTIRNRYQELLEIYADTGSGEQE